CCAAAAGCTCTGGGGCAAGATCCCATGGGAAGGCGACCTCGACGAGATGCGAAAGAGTCGCTTTCCCGACTGGCCCGAATGATCGTTGTCGATACCAGTGTCTGGATAGATCTCTTGCGCGGTACGGAGAACTCGGAGTCGCTTTGGCTACGCGAGGCGCTCGGACATCGGCCCATCGCTCTGACGGATCTAACCCTGTGTGAGGTGCTTCAGGGCATCTCTCAAAAGCGAAGTTTCGACAATGCGCTGAAGCGACTGTCCACTTTGAAGGTCTATGAATGCTGTGGACCTCGAATGGCAATTGCCGCCGCTGCCAACTTTCAGACACTTCGCCGCCGAGGTTTAACGGTCCGCAAAACGATCGATTGCCTTATCGCCACCTTTTGTATCGAGCAAAAGCACACGCTCCTGCACCGCGACCGGGATTTCGATGCGTTTGAGCAGCACCTCGACCTTAAAGTTCTCCATCCCTAACGACGAGACAGCACCGCACCTACCTCACCATGCGGTAGAAGCGCAAACAAACACAGGCAGGGCGCAAAGCGCCCTGCCTGTGTTATGTAAACCTGAGCAGCTACTTTTCGCTCGTAGGCGGCGTAAGGTCCTTATCGCGCAGATAGTCGCTGAGAATCGCGTACTGCTCGTTGTCGTGCGAGATATTTCCCCACAGAACGGTGATACGCGCACGGCTGCCGCGGGGGTTCTTGATCGGGTCGGCGAGGTTCGCGTCCGTTGTCGAGCCATAAGCCTTGTCGCAAAGAACAAACGAAGCCTTCAGGGCTGCGAGAACTTCTTCCTTGGTTGCGGTCTCCGCCGGAACCTTGGGTAGATCTGCTGCAGGCGTACCTAACACCGCGCCGCAGCTTCCAACCTGAGCCTCGCTGATGTGGTTCACCACGCGTGCAAAGGTACGGATATCCGGATGCGGTTTAAATCCATAGCTCTCCGCAGGCATCTTTTCTGCGGCTTTTATCGCGTTGGTCTTCACGCGGTTATACGCGCCAAGCACTTCGGCGGCTGGGCCAGAGGGCGCGCTTGTTGGGGCTTGTGCTGTAACAATACCGCCTACGGCAGCCAGGGAAAGAACTGCTGCAATCATGGTCGTGCGCTGCATGGAAAGGTCCTTTCAAAGAAACAAACCCAGCCTACGCGGGACAGCGTCGACCGACAAGCGATTTGTTCTCTGAAATCCGAGCGTCTAACCTGCAATCGGCCCGACCAGCGTGCCCAACAACTCGATGGACCGCATCTGGTCCGCATGCGCTACACCGCCGCCGCTCATGTGCAGGGCCACCTGGCTCAGGCCGCCCAGCACCTCGTCGTAGTACCGCAGCTTGGTGGCCACGGTCTCCGGCGCACCGATCAGGTACGCCGCCGTCGGCGCAAGCTGCGCGTCGAAGCTCTCGCGCGTGATCGGTCCCCATCCACGTTCACGCCCGATGCGACCGAAGGTCTCCTTGTGCGAAGGCCAGAAGATATCCGCGGCCTGCTGGTCCGTATCGGCCAGAAAGCCCAGGGCATGCACGGACACATCCGTCTTCGCGGGATCGTGCCCGGCGCGCGCCCATGCCTGGCGATAGAGATCGATCATCGGACGAAACCGATGCGGCTCGCCGCCGATAATGGCAACCGTGAGCGGCAGCCCCAGCAGCCCCGCCCGTGCGAAGGAGGCAGGCGTTCCACCCACACCCAGACGAACCGGAAGCTGCTGCTGCACCGGCCTGGGCCAAACACCCTGGCCGTTCAAAGACGAGCGATGCTTGCCTTGCCAGGTTACCAGCGTCTCATCGCGCAACTTCAAGAGAAGGTCCAGCTTCTCCGCAAACAGCTCATCGTAGTGCTTGGTGTCATAGCCGAAGAGCGGATAGCTCTCGATAAAGGAACCGCGCCCCACCACGATCTCCGCGCGTCCGTTGGAGATTAGGTCGATCGTCGCAAAGTCTTGAAAGACGCGCACCGGATCGTCGCTCGACAGCACCGTCACCGCGCTCGACAGCCGAATCTGCTCCGTCACCGAAGCGGCGGCCGCCAGAAAGATCGCAGGCGACGAAGCGAGATACTCCACGCGATGGTGCTCGCCGATTCCGTACGTGGAAATGCCCACGCGGTCAGCAAGCTTAATCTCCTCCATCAGGTTTTTGGCGCGCTGCGCGCCGGTGAGCTCCGGCCCACCCATCTGCACGAAACTATCGATTCCGATTTCCATGCTGGATAAGATGCACGACACTTGTCGTTTGATGCAAGCCTGTAGCGTGCCCATTCTTTCGCAGTTTCATCGCGAAAGGGTGGGGTCGCGCGGAGCGCACAGTACGTATGGCATTCGCCAAATTCGATCTCTGCTAACTCGACGAGCAGGGAGCTGGCCCAAGGAAGCGAGTGATGACTGCAGCTGTTCCTCGAGTCCGAAGTCGCTCTTGCCCCCGGCCACGGTCGAATCGTTAGTTAGTAGGGCCACAATTCCTCTCATTCGGTCGCTTGAACTCGGCTAAATCGGTCGGTTTCAGTGAGTACAAGATGCTCTGGAAGGAATCGTTCGGCTGTCTCAACGCTATGAATTCGCCGGATTGAGGGATCTGGTCGCTGCTTACATTGCCTTCGTAAGGTCCAAGCGGGCAAGGATACCTTCAGAACGCTTCTGCAGCATCCACTTCCACAGCCGTTGTTCGTCATCGGCAGGCCACATTCTATGCAACTCGTTCTTGGCAACTTCTTCTCGTCCGCTATACAAATCTCCAAAGACGATGTCCAAAATGTAGCCTTTTACCTGTCCCGAACGGAATGCATTCTTGACGCGGCGGTTTCTAAACTCATCAATCTCTCGCGTCGTTAATTGAAGGCGGATGGCTGCAGTTCGATGATCAAAGTGGGATTTGCAGGCGGAGGATTCATTTACGAGTGCATTGCCATGAATGTTGAGCGCCACCTCAGGAACAAAGAGGTCTTGGTGGTAGACGTCCGCGAGTTCCGGGTCTCCTTGGAAGGCATCGTCTGCAGTCCAGATATGCCAACGTCCATCGCTACAACCGTTCTCAATCCAGAACCCATAACCATTCCTAATGGTTGCTATGACCCGAGGATGAGGCCCTAAGCCAAGGACAAACAGTCGGCTTGGGCTGGAATCATCTTGTATTACGAAGAAAACTAGGCCCTCCTTAGTAGGGCCTTGAGCGGATGAAATCTGTATTCCGGTTGCTACATGCTCAAACAGAAGCTTCCCTTCAACGTCCGATACTTCAACATGGCAATTCCCATCACCGTGTATCAGTCGAACTGTGACGCTTTGAAGGCGCATGGTCTGAGTGCTGCCCTTACCCAAGTCACAATTGAGATGGTAGGGGAGCATCTTGGCATGCGCTGAATAAGCGAAACTGAATAGTAAAGTGAGGACAAATTTGTAACGAAACATGTTGGCGACGATTCTAGCTCTTTTGGTCCCTGCGGTCGTCATCATGTCGATTCTCAATAGCTACGCAATAATTGCCAACAAGAGCGAAGGCGAAAGCAGATCCCTTCGCTACGCTACGGGATGACAAATAGGACTTCTTCAAGAGGCCTACGGCATCACCGCCGCGCGCTGTCCCAGCAGGAAAGCCGCCCGCGCATTGGGTGTAGCCGCCGCAACGGATTCGACGCTCTTCGCCGATTCACCGTCGTACCGCATATATGCGTACTTCTTCTCAGGAGTCGCATCCACATTCACCTGTTCCACGGAAACTACTTTGGCAGGGATATTGCCGCCAAACCAGCGCGGATCTTCGGTCTGCTTCCAGGTCACGAGAGAAAGCTGCGACCCTGCAGGATAGGCCGCATCGCTGTTCTTGCGGGCGTAGTTCACGGCTACATCGTTGCCGTAGAGGGTCGACATCGTCGAACTCGGTTTGTCGATCCACGAGGTAATCACACGACCGTGCATTGCCGCGCCGGGTACGCCGTTTACCTTACTGGCATCTTCATTCAGAGTCGTGGTAACGCGCGAGTTCGTCGCCTCACAACCGGCCAAACCACCCAGCAGCAACAGGCCTAAAACTTGAGCTACTCGCATTATTGGCCTCCCTGGATCGGCATCGTGTAGACATAATCGTTCTTGCGCACGGGATTATGGCAGCCAATGCATTCGTTGGCGAAGTTCGCTTCTTTGCCATACGGCTTCAAGTCCATGCCGACCCAGCGCGCCCATCCCCAACCGGCGGTGGAAGCGTACTTCTGGCTGTCTTTGACCATGAACTCCACCTGCTTGAATGCGCCCGTGTGGATCGCGCCCTGCGCGTCCGGCTCCTGTGCCCAGGCCACCTTGGCAAAGGCCGCGCCGTCGGGCCAGGGGTTGATGTGGTTCTCTGCGATTGCCTTCACGGCAATGTCATTGCCAAGGATCTGGCGCATCGTGTGGTTGTCGAAACGGTCCGTCGAACTGATGGCTTTCCAGTTCTTATAGTCCGGAAAAAACTCGATGCCGTTGAGCTCGGGCTTCACTTGTAATGGCGTATCACTCGCGGTGATCCACTTCGCATACTGCTCGTCCGAATCCCTGTTTGCCGTCGGTGCAGCCATGTCGACCTTCGCCGGGCCAGCGGAAACCGCAGGAGCCAGATAATTCCGCAGAACCGCAAGCTGTTCCGGCGTGATCGTCGCTCCAGGATGGACTTTGCGGTAGGACGGCAGCGGCATCGCACCCATCTGGATCTCGTTTACAGCTTCAAAGAGCGCGCCCTTCTGCTGCGCTTCGGGCAACTTCCCGATCTCGGAGAAGTTCAGGTGCGCCCGCGCCGTGCGCACATCCTTGGACACCATCCAGTATGCAGGCACAATCTGGTCAAACCAGGCCAGTTTCGTCTCGTTGGAATGGCAGTTGTAGCAGGAGTTCCGTAGGATCGCTTTCACCTCGGGCGGGGCCTGAATTTCTGCGGTCACGGGCGGGTTCGTGATCGGCGGCCGAACAAACTGCAGACAAACGAAGCCAAGGAAAAGAACTCCCGCTGTAAGAACCAGGCGTAAACGTGTTTTTGGTTCGAGTGCCAAGGTTTTCCCTTTCCTGTGGTTCTTGCAGCGGTCCTTACAAGGGACCCGATCAGGCGCATGCACTATCCTGATTATGCATGGACGCGACCCAGCAGGGTTTCGTCGCAAAAGGAATGAACATTGCCTCTGAACTGTGGAATTGTCGGACTCCCTAACGTGGGTAAGTCCACCATCTTCAACGCCCTCACCTCGGCCAAGGCCCAGGCGGCGAACTACCCCTTCTGTACGATCGAGCCCAACACGGGCGTCGTTACCGTGCCCGATGAGCGCCTTGCCAAAATCGCCGCGCTCATCAAGCCCAAATCCCTTGTGCCTACCTCGATGGAGTTCATCGACATCGCTGGCCTGGTCGAAGGCGCCAGCAAGGGCGAAGGCCTCGGCAATCAGTTTCTCGGCCACATCCGCGCCACGGATGCCATCTGCCACGTCGTCCGCTGCTTCGACGACTCGGAGATCGTCCACGTCGCCGGGAAAGTCGACCCTCTCCACGACATCGACATTATCAACACAGAACTTCTGCTCGCAGATCTGGATACGGTCGAAAAGCGCTTCACCAAGGTGGAACGCGCGGCCAAGGCCAGCAGCGACGCCAAGGTGAAGGCCGAGCACGCCATGCTGCAGAAGCTCCTCATCGTGCTGCAGGCAGGCAGGCCCGCCCGCGTCGCCGATCTTACCGACGAGGAAAAGCTCCTCGCCCGCGATCTCTTCCTGATCACGTCGAAGCCGCAGCTCTACGTCGCGAACGTCGACGAGGGCGGCCTGATCGGCGGCAACGAATACACTGCTGCCGTTGAAAAGCGCGCCATCGAAGAGCACGCCCAGGTCGTCCGCATCTGCGGTGCGCTTGAAAGCGAAATCTCCCAGCTTGAACCGGCCGAACGCGACGAGTTTCTGAAGGACATGGGTCTCAGCGAGCCCGGTCTGAACCGCCTCATTCACTCCGCCTACCGCCTGCTGGACCTCATCACCTACTTCACCGCAGGCGTGCAGGAAGTCCGCGCCTGGACGATCAAACGTGGCACCAAGGCACCCGGCGCAGCAGGCGTTATCCACTCCGACTTCGAACGCGGTTTCATCAAGGCCGACGCCTACGCGAGCGACGATCTCTTCGCCCTGGGTAGCGAACAGGCCGTGAAGGAAAAAGGCCTCCTCCGCTCGGAAGGCAAGGAGTACGTCGTGAAGGACGGCGATATTCTCTTCTTCAAGTTCAACGTGTAGCAGATCGTTTCACACTTAGTCCGGAATGAGACTTGAGAGACTCGCGGCTCATCTCCACGGTTACATCGGCGAAAAGCGACCCTTTATAGTGGAGCCATGAACATTTTGTTGCCGATTCTGGCTCTTATGGGCATTCACATACTGGCTGTGGCTTCACCCGGACCAGCGTTTGTGGCCACGCTGCGCATCTCCATGCAGCAGCGTCGTCCGGTAGCGATCTCGCACGCGCTCGGAATCGGTACTGCGGCCATGGTCTGGGCCACCTCAGCGGTCTTTGGGGTGCAGATTATTCTGTCGAAGGCGGCATGGCTCTATCGTGCGATGGAGTTTTGCGGCGGTGCCTATCTGCTGTATATCGGCGTTCAGTCCTGGAGACACGCTCACTCGGTAGTGCCCGGAGAAGACTCCGGGCCGCTGGCGTCGCAGCTCAGTTTAGCTGGCGCGTTCCTCCGTGGTTTTTCGACGAACCTTTCGAATCCGAAGGTCATCGTCTTTTTTGCCAGCATCTTTGCCGCGGTCTTGAATCCAGCGTGGCCAAACTGGCTCCGCGGAATCGTTCTCTTCGTGATCTTTCTGGACGAGACTGGTTACTACGTCGCGTTAACCTTGCTGCTCTCGACACAAAAAGCGCAGGCTGCCTATCGGCAGGGGAAAGTGATGATTGAACGGACGGCAGGAGCCGCCATGTGTGGCTTTGGCGGCAAGCTGCTCTATTCCGCAGTCCGGCGCTAGCAGGCTCTTTAGCGCCGTCCCCTCTTCGCCCCGGCCCCTTTGCTCCAGTACTGAAACTCATCCACATAAAGCTCGCCCGTCAGGTCCGCCGCGCGCAACTGCATACGCGCCTGCGCGTCTGCCACTGCCTTGTTGTAAACGACGGCTCCAATCTCCTCCAGGAAGAAGTTCAGCAGCAGGCTGGCAGGCAGATCGCCGATAGGCTCGTCCATGTTTTCCTGAAAATATCGTTGGATCGAAGCGACGGCGTCGGCACGCGCTTGTTTTGAAATCTCGATGGCCATTTAGAAAAAGTACACCTTCGCGAAGGGGCCAGTATCGTGCCTGATTCTTTCGCGTGCTCTGTACTGTGCAGCACCCAAATAAGTCATGCTAAAGATTGCGTATGCCAACCGTTTTTCGTCACCTGGGCTTCCGGTTTTTCTTCTATGCCAATGAAGGCACACCTCGCGAACCGGTGCATATCCACGTCGATAGTGCCGAGGGGGAAGCAAAATTCTGGATGCAACCCGTGATCCACGTCGCCTACAATGATGGTTATAGTGCCAGGACGCTTCGGCAACTGCACGAAATCGTGGAAGCAAACAGAAATCGCATTGAGAGAGCATGGTATGACTTCTTCGGCAATTAATTCCGCCACCAGTGTTCGTTTCGACAGCGACAGCATGTGGGTCTCGCTGAGCGACGGCCGAATTCTGGGCGTTCCGCTCGCATGGTTTCCCCGCCTGTTGAAGGCTACGCCGGAACAGCGGGAGCGGTTCCGTATCAGCAGCCGCGGCCTGCACTGGGAGGCGATCGACGAAGATATCTCCGTTGCTGGCCTTCTTGCAGGTTTGCAGGATCAATCCAGGCCGCATCCCAGCGCCGCATAGTCTGTCTCGATTGCCTATATTCCAAGCGAGTAGCTTCGCAGATTCCTGCCTCCGCAAATCGCATGCTCCCGCGTACCCTTGAAACAACATGGCAAAGAAACTCCGCGTAGGCATTCTCTTCGGTGGACGCAGTGGTGAGCATGAGGTCTCCCTCCGCTCCGCCGCCTCCATTCTCGACGCAATCGACCGCAAAAAGTACGACGTCGTCCCCATCGGCATCAACAAGCAGGGCAAGTGGCTCAACGGCCCGGACGCGCAGAACCTGCTCGGCGGCGAGACAGTCAAACAGCTTGCTGCCACGGCGGAGACCGGCCTCAGCATCCACGCCGCTGCTGCGGGAACGGAGACCTCGAAGCTCGACGTCGTCTTTCCCGTCCTGCACGGCACCTTTGGCGAAGACGGTACCATCCAGGGCCTCTTTGAACTGGCGGACGTGGCGTACGTCGGCTCCGGCGTCCTCGGCTCCGCCGCAGGCATGGACAAGGACGCGATGAAGCGCATGTTCGCTGCATCAAAGCTGCCCATGGTGAAGCACGTCACCCTTCTGCGCAGCGAGTGGGCTGCCTCCAAGAGAAAGTGCACCACACAGATTGAAGCCGCGCTCAAGTATCCGCTCTTCGTGAAGCCCGCAAATCTTGGCTCGTCCGTCGGCATCAGCAAGGTACACGACCGCAGCGAGCTTCCCAAAGCGATGGACGAAGCCGCGCGCTTCGACCGCAAGATCGTCATCGAGCAGGGCGTTGGCGGCAAGCGCGGCAAGGCGCGCGAGTTGGAAGTCGCCGTCCTTGGCAATGACACTCCAGAGGCCTCCGTCGTCGGTGAGATCGTCCCCGATCGCGAGTTCTACGACTACGCCTCCAAATACGACGCAACAAGCACCTCGGAGCCGCAGATTCCCGCGAAGATCACCAAGGCCGAAGCGAAGCAGATCCGCGAGATGGCCATCCGTGCCTTCAAAGCCTGCGACTGCTCCGGCCTTGCCCGCGTCGACTTCCTCATGGATCCGCCCAGCGCCACCGGCAAGCCCGCAAAGATCTATCTCAACGAGATCAACACCATGCCGGGCTTCACCAGCATCAGCATGTATCCCAAGCTGTGGGAAGCAACCGGCGTCAGCTATCGCGAACTCATCGACCGCTTGATTACACTCGGCATCGAGCGTCACGACGAACGCAAGCAGACCAATTTCTCCATCGAAGCCACAGCCCAGAAGTAGAGAGGCCGCATGAACACCGAAGCCGAACCGCTCCTCACGCAGACCGACAACGGAAACATGACCACGCCTGAGCCCGGCCTCCGTCGGCAGGTGATGTCCACGACCAATAGCCTCATGCTCGTCCGCCATCTGCAGGTGAAGGGGTGGGTCGGCGCCCGCCACAAGCACCCGCACGAGCAGCTTCTTTATGTCATCTACGGAGCGATCATCCTTAAGGTAGAAAATCCCGCGACCAACGTGGACGACATCTTCACGATGCGCAAAGGCGACAGCCTCATCGTCCCCGGCGACCGCATGCACGAAGCCTCCGCGTTAGAAGACACCGAAGTCCTCGACGTCTTCACACCCGCGCGGGACGACTACCGATGATCGGCAAGCAGGATTGCACAAGCGGCATAGCAATGGAAGACGAAGCAAAAAAGCAGATCCCTCCACTTCGCTACGGGATGACAAAGAAGCGGTGTGCCCCATTCTTTTGCGGCTTTATCGCGAAAGAGTGGGGTCTTCTGGCTCTTTCCGTTGCGGTAACCGCCATTGCCGCACCTCTCCGCTCCCCCTGGGACGGCCATAAAATCAAACAAACAAACGCCCCCTACACCTGCGGCCCCATCCTGCATCTCGCTCCAGACCTCACCACCAACAGCTTCTATCGCCTCGACGATCCCACACACTCCATCGTGGATCCCGTTCGCATGGCGGAGTATCAACGCACAGCAGACGGCGTGAAAGCCGTCGGAGCCGCAGTCGTCGCTGCAGCAGATGCCTACCGCACCACCGGTTCTCGCATCGCTCTGCGCTGTGCCACGCAGCAGACGCTCTCGCTCGCAAAAGAGAACGCGCTCGGCGGCAGAATGTCCTCCACCCAGGCGATGTATGTGCAGGGTTGGGAAGCGGGCGCCATCGCCATCGCCTATCTCAAAGTCCGCGAAGACGCAGGACTCGCTTTGGCGGACGACAAGCTCATCGGTTCCTGGCTCCTCCGCCTCGGCAATGCAACCCTCGGCTACTACGA
This genomic stretch from Terriglobus saanensis SP1PR4 harbors:
- the vapC gene encoding type II toxin-antitoxin system VapC family toxin is translated as MIVVDTSVWIDLLRGTENSESLWLREALGHRPIALTDLTLCEVLQGISQKRSFDNALKRLSTLKVYECCGPRMAIAAAANFQTLRRRGLTVRKTIDCLIATFCIEQKHTLLHRDRDFDAFEQHLDLKVLHP
- a CDS encoding DinB family protein; the encoded protein is MQRTTMIAAVLSLAAVGGIVTAQAPTSAPSGPAAEVLGAYNRVKTNAIKAAEKMPAESYGFKPHPDIRTFARVVNHISEAQVGSCGAVLGTPAADLPKVPAETATKEEVLAALKASFVLCDKAYGSTTDANLADPIKNPRGSRARITVLWGNISHDNEQYAILSDYLRDKDLTPPTSEK
- a CDS encoding LLM class flavin-dependent oxidoreductase encodes the protein MEIGIDSFVQMGGPELTGAQRAKNLMEEIKLADRVGISTYGIGEHHRVEYLASSPAIFLAAAASVTEQIRLSSAVTVLSSDDPVRVFQDFATIDLISNGRAEIVVGRGSFIESYPLFGYDTKHYDELFAEKLDLLLKLRDETLVTWQGKHRSSLNGQGVWPRPVQQQLPVRLGVGGTPASFARAGLLGLPLTVAIIGGEPHRFRPMIDLYRQAWARAGHDPAKTDVSVHALGFLADTDQQAADIFWPSHKETFGRIGRERGWGPITRESFDAQLAPTAAYLIGAPETVATKLRYYDEVLGGLSQVALHMSGGGVAHADQMRSIELLGTLVGPIAG
- a CDS encoding cytochrome P460 family protein, yielding MRVAQVLGLLLLGGLAGCEATNSRVTTTLNEDASKVNGVPGAAMHGRVITSWIDKPSSTMSTLYGNDVAVNYARKNSDAAYPAGSQLSLVTWKQTEDPRWFGGNIPAKVVSVEQVNVDATPEKKYAYMRYDGESAKSVESVAAATPNARAAFLLGQRAAVMP
- a CDS encoding heme-binding domain-containing protein, which translates into the protein MALEPKTRLRLVLTAGVLFLGFVCLQFVRPPITNPPVTAEIQAPPEVKAILRNSCYNCHSNETKLAWFDQIVPAYWMVSKDVRTARAHLNFSEIGKLPEAQQKGALFEAVNEIQMGAMPLPSYRKVHPGATITPEQLAVLRNYLAPAVSAGPAKVDMAAPTANRDSDEQYAKWITASDTPLQVKPELNGIEFFPDYKNWKAISSTDRFDNHTMRQILGNDIAVKAIAENHINPWPDGAAFAKVAWAQEPDAQGAIHTGAFKQVEFMVKDSQKYASTAGWGWARWVGMDLKPYGKEANFANECIGCHNPVRKNDYVYTMPIQGGQ
- the ychF gene encoding redox-regulated ATPase YchF; this encodes MPLNCGIVGLPNVGKSTIFNALTSAKAQAANYPFCTIEPNTGVVTVPDERLAKIAALIKPKSLVPTSMEFIDIAGLVEGASKGEGLGNQFLGHIRATDAICHVVRCFDDSEIVHVAGKVDPLHDIDIINTELLLADLDTVEKRFTKVERAAKASSDAKVKAEHAMLQKLLIVLQAGRPARVADLTDEEKLLARDLFLITSKPQLYVANVDEGGLIGGNEYTAAVEKRAIEEHAQVVRICGALESEISQLEPAERDEFLKDMGLSEPGLNRLIHSAYRLLDLITYFTAGVQEVRAWTIKRGTKAPGAAGVIHSDFERGFIKADAYASDDLFALGSEQAVKEKGLLRSEGKEYVVKDGDILFFKFNV
- a CDS encoding LysE family translocator codes for the protein MNILLPILALMGIHILAVASPGPAFVATLRISMQQRRPVAISHALGIGTAAMVWATSAVFGVQIILSKAAWLYRAMEFCGGAYLLYIGVQSWRHAHSVVPGEDSGPLASQLSLAGAFLRGFSTNLSNPKVIVFFASIFAAVLNPAWPNWLRGIVLFVIFLDETGYYVALTLLLSTQKAQAAYRQGKVMIERTAGAAMCGFGGKLLYSAVRR
- a CDS encoding DUF2164 domain-containing protein; this translates as MAIEISKQARADAVASIQRYFQENMDEPIGDLPASLLLNFFLEEIGAVVYNKAVADAQARMQLRAADLTGELYVDEFQYWSKGAGAKRGRR
- a CDS encoding DUF4160 domain-containing protein, encoding MPTVFRHLGFRFFFYANEGTPREPVHIHVDSAEGEAKFWMQPVIHVAYNDGYSARTLRQLHEIVEANRNRIERAWYDFFGN
- a CDS encoding DUF2442 domain-containing protein, with the translated sequence MTSSAINSATSVRFDSDSMWVSLSDGRILGVPLAWFPRLLKATPEQRERFRISSRGLHWEAIDEDISVAGLLAGLQDQSRPHPSAA
- a CDS encoding D-alanine--D-alanine ligase family protein, which gives rise to MAKKLRVGILFGGRSGEHEVSLRSAASILDAIDRKKYDVVPIGINKQGKWLNGPDAQNLLGGETVKQLAATAETGLSIHAAAAGTETSKLDVVFPVLHGTFGEDGTIQGLFELADVAYVGSGVLGSAAGMDKDAMKRMFAASKLPMVKHVTLLRSEWAASKRKCTTQIEAALKYPLFVKPANLGSSVGISKVHDRSELPKAMDEAARFDRKIVIEQGVGGKRGKARELEVAVLGNDTPEASVVGEIVPDREFYDYASKYDATSTSEPQIPAKITKAEAKQIREMAIRAFKACDCSGLARVDFLMDPPSATGKPAKIYLNEINTMPGFTSISMYPKLWEATGVSYRELIDRLITLGIERHDERKQTNFSIEATAQK
- a CDS encoding cupin domain-containing protein translates to MNTEAEPLLTQTDNGNMTTPEPGLRRQVMSTTNSLMLVRHLQVKGWVGARHKHPHEQLLYVIYGAIILKVENPATNVDDIFTMRKGDSLIVPGDRMHEASALEDTEVLDVFTPARDDYR
- a CDS encoding alginate lyase family protein gives rise to the protein MEDEAKKQIPPLRYGMTKKRCAPFFCGFIAKEWGLLALSVAVTAIAAPLRSPWDGHKIKQTNAPYTCGPILHLAPDLTTNSFYRLDDPTHSIVDPVRMAEYQRTADGVKAVGAAVVAAADAYRTTGSRIALRCATQQTLSLAKENALGGRMSSTQAMYVQGWEAGAIAIAYLKVREDAGLALADDKLIGSWLLRLGNATLGYYDGQRAKGDKGNNHLYWAGTELIAVGTVANDRAAFDWGIGTYEDGVKEIQPDGTLPREMSRGQRALHYHFYALAPLVLTAEFGEANGIDLYAYADGAIHRLVKACLAGVKDKDLFAKPAGASQEFPEVLTGDQIGWAPPYLRRFPNAELAKLAAAAPSLSVPYLGGLPPQ